A genome region from Pseudanabaena sp. Chao 1811 includes the following:
- the ald gene encoding alanine dehydrogenase, with the protein MKIGVPKEIKDLEFRVGLTPAGVATLTARSHQVFVETNAGIGSGFSDDEYIRAGAKIVATPQEVYAQEMVVKVKEPLPSEYALIHPQLILFTYLHLAADRQLTEALIKSGATCIAYETVQLDNGQLPLLVPMSIIAGRLSVQFGAHYLTKQQGGSGVLLGGIPGVRSGHVVVLGGGVVGTEAARMAIGLGARVTILDVNLQRLGELESLFGSRVQLLYSNGSNIADSVSSADLVIGAVLIAGKRAPTLVNRELVQKMRSRSVIVDVAVDQGGCIETVRPTSHTSPIYVEEGVLHYGVPNMPGAVPWTATQALVNATLPYTCALADFGLEALKRDRTLAKGLNIQNGQIVYPAVAEAFPDL; encoded by the coding sequence GTGAAAATTGGTGTGCCAAAGGAAATTAAGGATCTTGAGTTTCGTGTGGGGCTTACGCCTGCGGGGGTAGCCACTTTAACAGCGCGATCGCATCAAGTTTTTGTTGAGACCAATGCGGGGATTGGTTCTGGCTTTAGCGATGATGAGTATATCCGTGCAGGGGCAAAAATTGTCGCCACACCCCAAGAAGTATACGCCCAAGAAATGGTGGTCAAGGTGAAGGAGCCTTTACCTAGTGAATATGCTTTAATTCATCCGCAACTAATTCTATTTACCTATCTCCATCTCGCTGCCGATCGCCAATTAACTGAAGCGCTTATCAAATCGGGCGCAACCTGTATCGCCTATGAAACAGTACAGTTAGATAATGGTCAGTTGCCTTTGCTTGTACCGATGAGCATTATCGCGGGAAGGCTATCTGTACAGTTTGGGGCGCATTACTTGACTAAGCAACAGGGCGGCAGTGGGGTATTACTCGGAGGCATTCCCGGAGTCAGATCAGGACATGTCGTTGTACTAGGTGGTGGTGTAGTTGGTACAGAGGCGGCAAGAATGGCGATCGGTCTAGGGGCAAGGGTGACAATTTTAGATGTGAATCTTCAACGTCTTGGTGAATTAGAATCCCTCTTTGGTTCACGGGTGCAATTGTTATATAGCAACGGCAGCAATATCGCTGATTCTGTTAGTTCTGCTGATCTCGTCATTGGCGCAGTCTTAATCGCAGGCAAACGCGCACCGACTCTAGTAAACCGTGAACTAGTGCAGAAAATGCGATCGCGTTCCGTCATTGTTGATGTGGCAGTCGATCAAGGGGGATGTATCGAAACAGTGCGCCCAACTTCCCACACCTCTCCTATATATGTGGAGGAAGGAGTCTTGCATTACGGTGTGCCAAATATGCCGGGGGCAGTGCCTTGGACTGCCACTCAAGCCTTGGTCAATGCCACACTTCCTTATACCTGTGCGTTGGCGGATTTTGGTTTGGAAGCATTAAAACGCGATCGCACCTTAGCGAAAGGACTAAATATTCAAAATGGTCAAATTGTCTATCCTGCCGTCGCCGAAGCATTTCCTGACTTATGA
- a CDS encoding J domain-containing protein, with product MENPKTFRIERGIGQYDFNDYYAVLGLPLTAEASHVRKRYLSIAKCLHPDIHGRTAVEKQVATQYLSKLVNPAYDVLSQERERTEYSAILKLLGKRLMKRNQTFLPQSEIAKKYLTSATEINYEQTVQTIAKSQYQNLDQVLEHIGLLSELNLVHILLQEGYRHTSDSPTISGISTPKASPQSFANNTNSNVASSASTSRVTASYANSSNSSYQMRSEAQMSSRNVANNTANKDESSKNTNQASSNASNANDVSSSQYIRQAEIYISQKLWASALKELRNAIQIDCNNSKCHALLGFVYMNQKLAGMAKVSFQQALKLNPEEPLALQYINQVSGIATNTDKSQAKPKEEKKGGFFGWLGGG from the coding sequence GTGGAAAACCCAAAAACATTTCGTATAGAGCGTGGCATCGGTCAGTATGACTTTAATGATTACTATGCTGTATTAGGCTTACCACTGACAGCTGAAGCTTCCCATGTGCGTAAACGCTATCTCTCGATCGCAAAATGCCTGCATCCAGACATTCATGGACGCACAGCAGTAGAAAAGCAAGTAGCTACGCAATATCTATCCAAACTCGTTAATCCTGCCTACGATGTACTTTCCCAAGAGCGTGAACGTACAGAATATTCGGCGATTCTAAAACTACTTGGCAAGCGTTTAATGAAACGTAACCAGACATTTCTGCCCCAATCAGAAATTGCCAAAAAATATTTAACTTCTGCGACAGAGATCAATTACGAACAAACAGTTCAGACAATTGCAAAATCTCAGTATCAAAATCTCGATCAAGTTCTAGAACATATTGGCTTACTAAGTGAGCTGAATTTAGTACATATCCTGTTACAAGAAGGATATAGACACACATCAGACTCGCCAACAATTTCAGGGATTAGTACACCAAAAGCTTCGCCTCAAAGCTTTGCTAACAATACCAATAGCAATGTTGCTAGTAGCGCTAGTACCAGTCGAGTTACTGCTTCCTATGCTAATAGTTCAAATAGCAGTTACCAAATGCGGAGTGAGGCTCAAATGTCATCCCGTAATGTGGCAAACAACACTGCGAATAAGGACGAATCAAGCAAAAATACGAACCAAGCTAGTAGCAATGCTAGTAATGCTAATGATGTTTCTAGTAGTCAATATATTCGTCAGGCTGAAATCTATATCAGTCAAAAATTATGGGCTTCAGCATTAAAAGAATTACGGAATGCGATTCAAATTGATTGTAATAACAGCAAATGTCATGCTTTGTTAGGCTTTGTCTATATGAATCAAAAATTAGCAGGTATGGCAAAAGTCAGTTTCCAGCAAGCCTTGAAGCTGAATCCTGAAGAACCATTAGCACTCCAGTACATTAACCAAGTTAGCGGTATAGCCACGAATACAGATAAATCTCAAGCCAAACCCAAAGAAGAGAAAAAAGGTGGTTTTTTTGGTTGGCTAGGTGGAGGCTAA
- a CDS encoding tetratricopeptide repeat protein: protein MLILITSGISISSWSSASSAIAANLKPNSAQSAKTSQADKQAAEEYRQLGLAYRKQERLDDAIAAFQKAVTLDPQNIDGRVILGWTQHLAKRHDTAAASLWEAIYRSPTSLQAFNAIGIVYLVRGDLPQSVVLHSWAALLKTDNEIAHYNLSLAYQRLQQYDLAIAYAKNAIELEPTNPHPFVALAIAQWTSGNQPSAKKTFRDAIGVDVRYRSSEFLNFLNEAGFSNDQIQTAKQILASL, encoded by the coding sequence TTGCTGATACTCATTACTAGCGGGATATCAATATCATCTTGGTCATCTGCATCATCTGCAATTGCGGCTAATCTTAAACCTAACTCAGCACAGTCTGCCAAAACATCTCAAGCTGATAAACAGGCTGCCGAAGAATATCGCCAATTGGGACTGGCTTATCGCAAACAAGAACGCCTCGACGATGCGATCGCTGCTTTCCAAAAAGCAGTCACCCTCGATCCTCAGAATATCGATGGCAGAGTTATCCTTGGTTGGACACAGCACCTTGCTAAAAGACATGACACCGCAGCAGCATCTCTTTGGGAAGCAATTTATCGATCGCCCACATCCTTACAAGCTTTTAATGCGATCGGCATTGTCTATCTCGTGCGTGGAGATTTGCCCCAGTCGGTAGTTTTGCATAGTTGGGCAGCACTTCTCAAAACTGATAATGAGATTGCTCACTATAATCTCAGCCTTGCCTATCAGCGCTTACAACAATATGACCTTGCGATCGCCTATGCCAAAAATGCGATCGAACTCGAACCAACTAACCCGCATCCTTTCGTTGCTCTAGCGATCGCCCAATGGACATCGGGCAATCAACCCAGTGCCAAAAAAACATTTCGAGACGCGATCGGTGTGGATGTTAGATATCGCAGTTCTGAGTTCTTAAACTTTCTAAACGAAGCAGGTTTTAGCAACGATCAAATTCAAACGGCAAAACAGATTTTAGCGAGCCTATAA
- the queG gene encoding tRNA epoxyqueuosine(34) reductase QueG encodes MKEHQLSPQELKQAIAQKALDLGFSKVGITKAESGIEAERLQEWLSLGYQADMDWMANPKRQDITQVMVGVKSVICVALNYYTPHQHSSDRQVGKISRYGWGRDYHKVLTKKLKALATWLESLGEYQGEKIQTRYYVDTGPIAEKAFAQRAGIGWIGKHSNVITREYGSWLFLGEVLTNLELEPDRPHTEHCGTCTRCIDACPTGAIAQPFVVDANRCIAYHTIENKGEQIPDAIATNLHNWVAGCDICQDVCPWNQRFAQETLEADFQPFPHNVDPQLTDLVNMTEEEWDQNFTGSALRRIKRDRWHRNAKTLLI; translated from the coding sequence ATGAAAGAGCACCAATTATCTCCACAAGAACTCAAACAAGCGATCGCGCAAAAAGCCTTAGATCTAGGATTTAGCAAAGTCGGAATTACCAAAGCTGAGTCTGGGATTGAGGCAGAACGCTTGCAAGAATGGTTGTCTCTGGGCTATCAAGCGGATATGGACTGGATGGCAAATCCCAAGCGCCAAGATATCACTCAGGTAATGGTAGGGGTAAAGTCGGTCATTTGTGTAGCGCTGAATTATTACACCCCCCATCAACATTCAAGCGATCGCCAAGTGGGGAAAATTTCTCGCTATGGCTGGGGGCGCGACTATCATAAGGTTTTGACTAAAAAGTTAAAGGCTTTGGCTACTTGGTTAGAATCACTGGGTGAGTATCAAGGGGAAAAAATTCAAACTCGTTACTATGTAGATACGGGACCGATCGCAGAAAAAGCCTTTGCTCAAAGGGCGGGAATCGGTTGGATTGGCAAACATAGCAATGTGATTACTCGTGAATATGGCTCTTGGTTATTTCTCGGAGAAGTTCTTACCAATCTCGAACTAGAACCTGATCGCCCCCATACCGAACATTGTGGAACTTGTACGCGCTGTATTGATGCTTGCCCAACGGGGGCGATCGCCCAGCCTTTTGTGGTAGATGCTAATCGCTGTATTGCCTATCACACCATTGAGAACAAAGGCGAACAAATTCCTGATGCGATCGCCACTAATTTACACAACTGGGTTGCAGGATGTGACATTTGCCAAGATGTTTGTCCTTGGAATCAGCGTTTTGCTCAAGAGACCTTAGAAGCTGATTTTCAACCCTTTCCCCATAATGTCGATCCCCAATTAACAGATTTAGTAAATATGACTGAAGAAGAGTGGGATCAGAATTTTACAGGTTCGGCACTGCGAAGAATTAAACGTGATCGCTGGCATCGCAACGCTAAAACATTGCTAATTTAA